agtttttagtttcaattttgtttattgACTGGGGGGggttagaattagggtttttatttttttcaaattgggGACGGTggggttagatttagggttcGTAAATTGGAGGTTACATTTAGGTTTttaaattagagtttttagGGTTCTTAATTGGGGTTAGATTTAGGTCTTAACTTAGGGGAATGATTTTGGGCAGTGAGGTTAGATTAGGTTTTCTTAAATTGGGGGTTAGATTTAAGGTGCTTCACTGGGGGTTAGATTAGGGTTCTTAAATTAGGGGTTTTTTAACTTCAAGTACAGGGTTCGAATTAGGGGTTTTCTAATTTAAGTACAGGGTTCTTAAATTAAGGATTTGCATTGTTGACTGCCACGATTTGTTGATATATACTGGGGTATTACCCTTTGTTGTTGCCTTATTAATATGATAGACTCGATTGTGTTGCTTGTTGAATTCGGCCTCCCAATTTTGAAGTTACATTTACGTTTTGATATTAATCTTTCTTTTTTGCACAGTAATTTGAATTCCTCCATTATAGtttagattatatatatatatatatatatatatatatatatatatatatatattagatttTCATGAAAGGTATTAGCAAAGTTCTTTTGCTGCAAATCGCAGAGCACATGAACTTTGTTATGATGGGAATGTTtcaattattttcatatttctaCATCTCCAAAATCATTGAATCTGCCCATATGCATTCAGAAAATGCTTTTGACCAGCCAATGGACTAGAATTCCCATATGTTTATTTCAGTTAACAAGTTAATTTGAAATCAAATCAACAATTAGCAATCCTTTTGTAGCCATTGAAGTTGTAAGCATGTGAAAACAGAATCAAAATCTTTGTGTACTAAACAAATTGATTGCCAATTTTATAGATGTCTCACCTCATTAGAACCCGGAGGCCAATGACTACTACACCTAGTCTGACGGCTACACCTAATCCGACGACTATACCTACTACTGCCACCACTGCTCTGGCAGAGATAGACCATAGGCCGGTCAATCTGGTTCACTCAGATGGTCCTCCAGTCCCACAGGCGCAGGCATCGTCAACTTCTTCAGTGGCGTTACCTAGCGCCAGACGAACTCACCGACGCCCCCGCACTGTGGACCAGATGTCGCCATAGGGATCCACAACCGATGCCTCCGGTACACGGCCAGGTATACAATCCTAATTCACTCCCTCATTCCCTTGTTTactaagtttttttattttaggttcaatttgttATGTCATGTAACGATTAAAAAGTTTTCATCGTTCCGAACCTTTTATTAAATTGTTGTgatcattgtgttggatatgtatattgtttatgttattttcagggttttgggaaatgttttaattatagGGCAGGTTATGCCGAAATTTTAGTAGGATTTGTTATTAGTTATgggttaatgatttttttttcatctctttgcAGCGAAGAAAAACACTCGGGGACCTTGTCGACAATTGAAGACGGGGAAGGTCACCAGGGTGACCAACGGTCGTATCCCAATCGGATACGATGAGCGACATCTGGCAGCACCAACGGCGGAGCAACATAGTGCATTGGCCCACGACATTGGGCATGTCGTGCGGACCTTTTGCCCTATGCTGTGGAAGTCTTGGAAGGCAATGCCAGAGGAGACGAAGATTACGGTGTGCAATCAATTATCCGTAAGTAGCATCGCCTTTTTAatgcttttcatgtaaaatttatatatttatatgtattacTATCTTTTATTACTAATGCTTTCAAAATATTTGTTATATTGCAGACAAACTACAATTTGGAGCACATGGATGAGGACAAGTTCGCGTATGTCAATCGGCTCTTCTCCGAACGCTACAAGCAGTGGAAGAGTGACCTGCACCAATGGTTCCAGGAGTGTGATGATCTGCAGGTCGCTCTTGAGGAGGGATGTCCGAAGGAGTTGGAGGACCGACAAGATAGTTGAGTTTGGCTTTGCGGTCATTTTAAGGACCCAACATATGTGGTGCAATGACGACttctttcattttactttttttattttttaataatgtttattattaattttttaaattttctttaactattacaactaatacgtttattttttgtataacagAAGAAGTCGAAGGCGAACAAGATCAATCGAGAGAAGAAGACTCTTTTCCACCATTCAGGTTCGAGGCCTTTCTTCTATAGGATGGAGGCGCGATGGAAGGTATATATTACAACTTTCATTTCCAATTTTAAAATGtcactaataatttttttttcgtactaacattttccttatctttttcgaTTTTATGAGGGTTCAAAATTTCCGAAGATCGACGTCTTTGCTGACGTTTATGTTCAGCCTGGGAATGAGTTAACCCAGTCCCTTCATGTaagtaatttcttatgtattaaACATTTATACTAAttctttcaaattgatttctaTTAATAATCCATGTTTTTTTTCACAGGCAATTATGGTGGAGAAGCGACAGGTGGTGCTTCAGGAGTCTGCCTCCCACCTTCCCTCGGACACGCCGATCAAGTCTGTGAATCCCCCTGAGGATGCAGGGTTTCACATCGTCATAGAGACGTTGGACCAGACTTTCGGTCGGAGGCCAGGGACATATTGTAGGGGATGGGAAATGCCAAGCGTCGGGAGATTGGAGCCTCGTCATCCTCGCAGTTAAAGACCAAGGTTACGACTTTGACGCAAGAAGTCGCTGGGCTGAGGAGTGAGTTGGCATCGTACAAGTCTCAAATGTCAATGCTTGTACAAGCCCTCAGTTCCTCTGGAATACATCTCCCCGGTTTTTCTACACCATCGCCCTTATAGCCCTTCCACACCGAGCAAGCACAGCAATCAGGCCTATCGACCTCTGACCCCATCCCCAACCAGCAGCAAGATTACCAAGCACCTCCGAATGACATGCCTATAGATTTTGCATCTTTATTTTCGTAGttttgttcccttttttttttactttatatttgtacgtacatttttatttatattataaatttgctttttttttctttctcattaGTATgaaatctgtttttttttttccttttattctattttttttaattaaaaattacacGTGCGCGACGATGAAATGTCGTTGCGCAAAATTAAGCGCGTCTTACTATTCGTCGCGCATTACCACGCGCCTACTATAGATTTCGTCACGCAAAAAGTTTTGAGACAAATTACCCACAATCGCACTTGTACTCGTTTATATCGTACGACGAAAGCCTTTGTCCGTATAACTTTCGCGCGACAACTAGTAAAGCGTCGCGCAATTGTTAAGACGCGCGACAAATTTGAAGATGTTCGTCGCGCAATATCTTTTTTCATGAGCTTTGCGCGACAAAATGTCCCTAGTCGCGCAAACTGTTTAATTTAGTGGTGACATCACACTCGCACTGGCAAGCATTATCATTTGTTCAAGTCCCACGTTGAGGAAAACAATATATAATtatgttatttttcatattatTAATTAGTTTTGTGGTAGAACATCACTTTTTCATGATATATTCTTAGTTGTCTTGCATGTGAAACACAACAGCTGCACTTGCTCTACATTATTCAATCTATGTTATTCACGTATTAAGTTTAAAAGTTCATTACACACGAAGAGGCATGTTGAGAGTATAAATCTCACATCGAATAAAAAACCACAAGTTGAATGACACTAATTTGAATTCTAATTATGCAATTCCATCACCATAAAAATTGGGGTCAAAGGCCATGGATGCATCGGTCAAAGGCCATGGATGCATCTGTGCTTACTAATGATCGTAATGCCCACAGACACCAAGTACGATTTTATTGGATTTTGACTGGTAAAGTGCCCGAGAAAGTTTTCCCTAATACGGTTTTACATCATTAAATCATTAAGCACTGAGTTAATTTGGCGCTTCTGTGTACTGTTATAGTATAGGACTGATTTCTGTCTGCAATCCTCTATATAGAGGTCCTAAACATCTTCATGTGCGAACAAAACTGTGTAACATTCTTTCTTTCATTACGTAATCATCGGCTCAACGAACAAAGTGTTCGTGTAAATCATCTTCAGTCATGAATTAATACACTTTGTTGATGTGAAATGAAAGTGATCTTTCCATGTTGGTGGTGATGGCGGAGTTGAATGTGAGTCGCAGAGGAAAGATTTTAGGTGCTTGGCA
This genomic interval from Malus domestica chromosome 05, GDT2T_hap1 contains the following:
- the LOC139196363 gene encoding uncharacterized protein, coding for MEARWKGSKFPKIDVFADVYVQPGNELTQSLHAIMVEKRQVVLQESASHLPSDTPIKSVNPPEDAGFHIVIETLDQTFGRRPGTYCRGWEMPSVGRLEPRHPRS